The Panicum hallii strain FIL2 chromosome 9, PHallii_v3.1, whole genome shotgun sequence genome has a window encoding:
- the LOC112874654 gene encoding calmodulin-binding transcription activator 3-like isoform X2, with product MAEARRYAIAPQLDVDQILKEARHRWLRPAEICEILKNYRNFRIAPEPPNRPPSGSLFLFDRKVLRYFRKDGHNWRKKRDGKTVKEAHERLKSGSIDVLHCYYAHGEENENFQRRSYWMLEEDFMHIVLVHYLEVKGGKSSSRIRGHDDMLQAARTDSPLSQLPSQTTEGESSVSGQATEYEETESDIYSGGAGYHPFSWTQQHENGGGPVMGASILSCYIPSPFVGNHQGFLSTATTTDLYSHGQDALPVALNEPALGIALNGADNQLDPSSLNGLPDQGIHRMPPPQITDPSKQFPFTEGPGIESFTFGEVYNGLGIKDADTVDTDEESLWQLPGAISSFPTEDSFQQNGRSLEETINYPLLKTQSSGLSDILKDSFKKSDSFTRWMSKELGEVDDSQIRSSSGVYWNSEETDNIIEASSRDQLDQFTVDPVLAQDQLFSISDFSPSWTYAGSKTRVLITGRFLNSYEVQRCKWSCMFGEVEVPAEISADGTLRCYSPSHKPGRVPFYVTCSNRLACSEIREFEFRPSNSKHMDVPSPHDDANKTYLQMRLDDLLSLGQDEYQATVSNPTKEMIDLSKKISSLMTDNDSWSELLKLACDNELATDDKQDQFFENRLKEKLHIWLVHKAGDGGKGPSVLDEEGQGVLHLAAALGYDWAIRPTISAGVSINFRDAHGWTALHWAAFCGRERTVVALIALGAAPGALTDPTLDFPTGSTPADLASANGYKGISGFLAESALISHLQTLDLKETMGSNASEISGLPGIGDVTERRASPLAGEGLLAGSMGDSLGAVRNAAQAAARIYQVFRMQSFQRKQAVQYEDDNGAISDDRALSLLSVKPSKPGQLDPLHAAATRIQNKYRGWKGRKEFLLIRQRIVKIQAHVRGHQVRKHYRKIIWSVGIVEKIILRWRRKGAGLRGFRSTEGAVEGTSSSRSDLIQNKPAQDDYDFLQQGRKQTEERLQKALARVKSMVQYPDARDQYQRILTVVTRLQESQALQEKMLESSTDMDEGFVMSEFQKLWDDDMPMPGNI from the exons ATGGCGGAGGCGCGGCGCTACGCGATCGCGCCGCAGCTAG ATGTTGATCAGATATTGAAGGAAGCACGACACCGATGGTTACGACCTGCGGAGATTTGTGAAATACTTAAAAACTACAGAAATTTCCGTATTGCCCCAGAACCACCAAATAGACCTCCAA GTGGTTCGCTTTTCTTGTTTGATCGGAAAGTTTTGAGGTATTTCCGGAAGGATGGCCATAAttggaggaagaaaagagatGGAAAAACTGTCAAAGAAGCTCACGAAAGATTAAAA TCTGGAAGTATTGATGTGCTTCACTGCTACTATGCTCATGGGGAAGAAAATGAAAACTTTCAGAGGAGGAGTTATTGGATGTTGGAAGA GGATTTTATGCACATTGTGCTTGTACATTATCTCGAAGTCAAG GGTGGCAAATCAAGTTCTCGTATTAGAGGGCACGATGATATGCTGCAAGCTGCTCGTACGGATAGCCCTTTAAGTCAGTTGCCTTCACAAACTACAGAGGGTGAAAGCTCTGTTAGCGGACAAGCCACTGAATATGAGGAAACAGAATCAG ATATTTATTCGGGAGGAGCCGGATACCACCCTTTCTCTTGGACGCAGCAGCATGAAAATGGAGGTGGACCTGTGATGGGAGCTTCTATTCTGAGCTGCTACATTCCTTCACCGTTTGTTG GTAACCATCAAGGCTTCCTGTCTACAGCAACTACTACAGACTTATATTCTCATGGTCAAGATGCCTTACCAGTTGCTCTTAATGAGCCTGCTCTTGGAATTGCATTAAATGGGGCTGATAATCAGTTGGATCCATCATCATTGAATGGCCTACCTGACCAAGGGATCCATCGAATGCCTCCACCCCAAATTACTGATCCCTCCAAACAATTTCCTTTCACTGAAGGACCTGGAATTGAATCCTTCACATTTGGTGAAGTATATAATGGATTGGGTATTAAGGATGCAGATACTGTAGACACTGATGAAGAATCACTGTGGCAG CTTCCAGGTGCTATCAGCTCGTTTCCTACAGAGGACAGTTTCCAACAAAATGGTAGATCATTGGAGGAAACTATCAATTACCCTCTCTTGAAAACTCAGTCATCCGGTCTCTCTGATATCCTGAAGGACAGCTTTAAGAAAAGTGATAGTTTTACAAGATGGATGAGCAAGGAACTTGGTGAAGTAGATGATTCCCAAATTAGGTCCAGTTCTGGAGTGTACTGGAACAGCGAAGAGACTGACAATATCATTGAAGCATCAAGTCGTGATCAGTTGGATCAATTCACTGTTGATCCGGTGCTTGCACAAGACCAGCTGTTTAGTATATCTGATTTTTCTCCAAGCTGGACATATGCGGGCTCCAAGACTAGG GTTCTCATTACTGGTAGATTCTTAAATTCTTATGAGGTTCAAAGATGCAAGTGGTCATGTATGTTTGGAGAAGTCGAAGTTCCAGCAGAGATTTCAGCTGATGGGACTCTCAGATGCTATTCTCCATCACACAAACCTGGCAGGGTTCCTTTTTATGTTACATGCTCCAACAGGTTGGCCTGCAGCGAGATCCGAGAGTTTGAGTTCCGACCAAGTAATTCTAAACACATGGATGTCCCAAGTCCACATGATGATGCGAACAAAACATATCTCCAGATGCGTCTTGATGACCTGTTGTCTTTGGGACAAGATGAGTACCAGGCAACAGTATCTAACCCCACAAAGGAGATGATTGATTTGAGCAAGAAGATTAGCTCGCTAATGACAGACAACGATTCCTGGTCCGAGTTGCTAAAGTTGGCTTGTGATAACGAGCTTGCCACTGATGATAAGCAGGATCAGTTCTTTGAAAATCGCTTGAAGGAAAAATTGCATATCTGGCTTGTCCACAAAGCAGGTGATGGTGGCAAGGGCCCCAGTGTGTTAGATGAGGAAGGGCAGGGTGTGCTTCATCTGGCAGCTGCCCTAGGATATGATTGGGCTATCAGGCCAACAATTTCTGCTGGTGTGAGCATAAATTTCAGAGATGCTCATGGATGGACTGCACTCCATTGGGCTGCATTTTGTGGCAG AGAGCGAACAGTTGTTGCACTTATCGCACTTGGTGCAGCTCCTGGAGCTTTGACAGATCCAACGCTAGATTTCCCTACAGGAAGCACACCAGCTGATCTTGCGTCAGCTAATGGGTACAAGGGAATTTCTGGTTTCCTGGCTGAGTCTGCTTTAATAAGTCATCTCCAGACCCTCGATCTTAAGGAAACCATGGGGAGCAATGCCTCAGAAATATCCGGTCTGCCTGGTATTGGAGATGTTACTGAAAGAAGAGCATCACCATTAGCAGGTGAAGGTCTTCTAGCTGGATCCATGGGAGATTCACTAGGAGCTGTTCGAAATGCTGCCCAAGCTGCTGCTCGTATATATCAAGTTTTCAGGATGCAATCCTTCCAGAGAAAGCAAGCAGTTCAGTACGAGGATGACAATGGTGCGATATCAGATGATCGTGCCCTGTCACTCTTATCTGTTAAACCATCTAAACCAGGGCAGCTTGATCCCCTACATGCTGCTGCAACTCGAATACAAAACAAGTACCGTGGGtggaagggaagaaaggaaTTCTTGCTTATTAGACAGCGCATCGTCAAGATCCAG GCTCATGTGCGAGGTCACCAAGTGAGAAAGCATTATCGCAAAATCATTTGGTCTGTTGGAATAGTAGAGAAGATAATATTGCGCTGGAGGCGAAAAGGGGCTGGTTTGCGCGGGTTTCGGTCTACAGAAGGTGCAGTGGAGGGCACTAGCAGCAGCCGTAGCGATTTGATCCAAAATAAACCTGCTCAGGATGATTATGATTTCCTGCAACAAGGAAGGAAGCAGACCGAAGAAAGGCTGCAGAAAGCTCTAGCCAGAGTGAAGTCCATGGTTCAGTACCCAGATGCTCGGGATCAGTATCAGAGGATTCTGACAGTCGTCACAAGACTCCAGGAATCCCAG GCTTTGCAAGAAAAGATGCTTGAGTCGTCTACCGATATGGATGAAGGCTTCGTGATGAGTGAGTTCCAAAAGCTGTGGGATGACGACATGCCAATGCCTGGCAATATCTAG
- the LOC112874654 gene encoding calmodulin-binding transcription activator 1-like isoform X1 — protein MAEARRYAIAPQLDVDQILKEARHRWLRPAEICEILKNYRNFRIAPEPPNRPPSGSLFLFDRKVLRYFRKDGHNWRKKRDGKTVKEAHERLKSGSIDVLHCYYAHGEENENFQRRSYWMLEEDFMHIVLVHYLEVKGGKSSSRIRGHDDMLQAARTDSPLSQLPSQTTEGESSVSGQATEYEETESADIYSGGAGYHPFSWTQQHENGGGPVMGASILSCYIPSPFVGNHQGFLSTATTTDLYSHGQDALPVALNEPALGIALNGADNQLDPSSLNGLPDQGIHRMPPPQITDPSKQFPFTEGPGIESFTFGEVYNGLGIKDADTVDTDEESLWQLPGAISSFPTEDSFQQNGRSLEETINYPLLKTQSSGLSDILKDSFKKSDSFTRWMSKELGEVDDSQIRSSSGVYWNSEETDNIIEASSRDQLDQFTVDPVLAQDQLFSISDFSPSWTYAGSKTRVLITGRFLNSYEVQRCKWSCMFGEVEVPAEISADGTLRCYSPSHKPGRVPFYVTCSNRLACSEIREFEFRPSNSKHMDVPSPHDDANKTYLQMRLDDLLSLGQDEYQATVSNPTKEMIDLSKKISSLMTDNDSWSELLKLACDNELATDDKQDQFFENRLKEKLHIWLVHKAGDGGKGPSVLDEEGQGVLHLAAALGYDWAIRPTISAGVSINFRDAHGWTALHWAAFCGRERTVVALIALGAAPGALTDPTLDFPTGSTPADLASANGYKGISGFLAESALISHLQTLDLKETMGSNASEISGLPGIGDVTERRASPLAGEGLLAGSMGDSLGAVRNAAQAAARIYQVFRMQSFQRKQAVQYEDDNGAISDDRALSLLSVKPSKPGQLDPLHAAATRIQNKYRGWKGRKEFLLIRQRIVKIQAHVRGHQVRKHYRKIIWSVGIVEKIILRWRRKGAGLRGFRSTEGAVEGTSSSRSDLIQNKPAQDDYDFLQQGRKQTEERLQKALARVKSMVQYPDARDQYQRILTVVTRLQESQALQEKMLESSTDMDEGFVMSEFQKLWDDDMPMPGNI, from the exons ATGGCGGAGGCGCGGCGCTACGCGATCGCGCCGCAGCTAG ATGTTGATCAGATATTGAAGGAAGCACGACACCGATGGTTACGACCTGCGGAGATTTGTGAAATACTTAAAAACTACAGAAATTTCCGTATTGCCCCAGAACCACCAAATAGACCTCCAA GTGGTTCGCTTTTCTTGTTTGATCGGAAAGTTTTGAGGTATTTCCGGAAGGATGGCCATAAttggaggaagaaaagagatGGAAAAACTGTCAAAGAAGCTCACGAAAGATTAAAA TCTGGAAGTATTGATGTGCTTCACTGCTACTATGCTCATGGGGAAGAAAATGAAAACTTTCAGAGGAGGAGTTATTGGATGTTGGAAGA GGATTTTATGCACATTGTGCTTGTACATTATCTCGAAGTCAAG GGTGGCAAATCAAGTTCTCGTATTAGAGGGCACGATGATATGCTGCAAGCTGCTCGTACGGATAGCCCTTTAAGTCAGTTGCCTTCACAAACTACAGAGGGTGAAAGCTCTGTTAGCGGACAAGCCACTGAATATGAGGAAACAGAATCAG CAGATATTTATTCGGGAGGAGCCGGATACCACCCTTTCTCTTGGACGCAGCAGCATGAAAATGGAGGTGGACCTGTGATGGGAGCTTCTATTCTGAGCTGCTACATTCCTTCACCGTTTGTTG GTAACCATCAAGGCTTCCTGTCTACAGCAACTACTACAGACTTATATTCTCATGGTCAAGATGCCTTACCAGTTGCTCTTAATGAGCCTGCTCTTGGAATTGCATTAAATGGGGCTGATAATCAGTTGGATCCATCATCATTGAATGGCCTACCTGACCAAGGGATCCATCGAATGCCTCCACCCCAAATTACTGATCCCTCCAAACAATTTCCTTTCACTGAAGGACCTGGAATTGAATCCTTCACATTTGGTGAAGTATATAATGGATTGGGTATTAAGGATGCAGATACTGTAGACACTGATGAAGAATCACTGTGGCAG CTTCCAGGTGCTATCAGCTCGTTTCCTACAGAGGACAGTTTCCAACAAAATGGTAGATCATTGGAGGAAACTATCAATTACCCTCTCTTGAAAACTCAGTCATCCGGTCTCTCTGATATCCTGAAGGACAGCTTTAAGAAAAGTGATAGTTTTACAAGATGGATGAGCAAGGAACTTGGTGAAGTAGATGATTCCCAAATTAGGTCCAGTTCTGGAGTGTACTGGAACAGCGAAGAGACTGACAATATCATTGAAGCATCAAGTCGTGATCAGTTGGATCAATTCACTGTTGATCCGGTGCTTGCACAAGACCAGCTGTTTAGTATATCTGATTTTTCTCCAAGCTGGACATATGCGGGCTCCAAGACTAGG GTTCTCATTACTGGTAGATTCTTAAATTCTTATGAGGTTCAAAGATGCAAGTGGTCATGTATGTTTGGAGAAGTCGAAGTTCCAGCAGAGATTTCAGCTGATGGGACTCTCAGATGCTATTCTCCATCACACAAACCTGGCAGGGTTCCTTTTTATGTTACATGCTCCAACAGGTTGGCCTGCAGCGAGATCCGAGAGTTTGAGTTCCGACCAAGTAATTCTAAACACATGGATGTCCCAAGTCCACATGATGATGCGAACAAAACATATCTCCAGATGCGTCTTGATGACCTGTTGTCTTTGGGACAAGATGAGTACCAGGCAACAGTATCTAACCCCACAAAGGAGATGATTGATTTGAGCAAGAAGATTAGCTCGCTAATGACAGACAACGATTCCTGGTCCGAGTTGCTAAAGTTGGCTTGTGATAACGAGCTTGCCACTGATGATAAGCAGGATCAGTTCTTTGAAAATCGCTTGAAGGAAAAATTGCATATCTGGCTTGTCCACAAAGCAGGTGATGGTGGCAAGGGCCCCAGTGTGTTAGATGAGGAAGGGCAGGGTGTGCTTCATCTGGCAGCTGCCCTAGGATATGATTGGGCTATCAGGCCAACAATTTCTGCTGGTGTGAGCATAAATTTCAGAGATGCTCATGGATGGACTGCACTCCATTGGGCTGCATTTTGTGGCAG AGAGCGAACAGTTGTTGCACTTATCGCACTTGGTGCAGCTCCTGGAGCTTTGACAGATCCAACGCTAGATTTCCCTACAGGAAGCACACCAGCTGATCTTGCGTCAGCTAATGGGTACAAGGGAATTTCTGGTTTCCTGGCTGAGTCTGCTTTAATAAGTCATCTCCAGACCCTCGATCTTAAGGAAACCATGGGGAGCAATGCCTCAGAAATATCCGGTCTGCCTGGTATTGGAGATGTTACTGAAAGAAGAGCATCACCATTAGCAGGTGAAGGTCTTCTAGCTGGATCCATGGGAGATTCACTAGGAGCTGTTCGAAATGCTGCCCAAGCTGCTGCTCGTATATATCAAGTTTTCAGGATGCAATCCTTCCAGAGAAAGCAAGCAGTTCAGTACGAGGATGACAATGGTGCGATATCAGATGATCGTGCCCTGTCACTCTTATCTGTTAAACCATCTAAACCAGGGCAGCTTGATCCCCTACATGCTGCTGCAACTCGAATACAAAACAAGTACCGTGGGtggaagggaagaaaggaaTTCTTGCTTATTAGACAGCGCATCGTCAAGATCCAG GCTCATGTGCGAGGTCACCAAGTGAGAAAGCATTATCGCAAAATCATTTGGTCTGTTGGAATAGTAGAGAAGATAATATTGCGCTGGAGGCGAAAAGGGGCTGGTTTGCGCGGGTTTCGGTCTACAGAAGGTGCAGTGGAGGGCACTAGCAGCAGCCGTAGCGATTTGATCCAAAATAAACCTGCTCAGGATGATTATGATTTCCTGCAACAAGGAAGGAAGCAGACCGAAGAAAGGCTGCAGAAAGCTCTAGCCAGAGTGAAGTCCATGGTTCAGTACCCAGATGCTCGGGATCAGTATCAGAGGATTCTGACAGTCGTCACAAGACTCCAGGAATCCCAG GCTTTGCAAGAAAAGATGCTTGAGTCGTCTACCGATATGGATGAAGGCTTCGTGATGAGTGAGTTCCAAAAGCTGTGGGATGACGACATGCCAATGCCTGGCAATATCTAG
- the LOC112873680 gene encoding uncharacterized protein LOC112873680 isoform X1 translates to MAPAPPEDLQCAANGYCAAPPGKAPVAPAGGDGELRWLRRCLAAAGKGFAIGAGLKGGLALFSVLVRIRSRRSPRSRKAGAMTNEEAVVLAVKETVRYGLFLGTFAGSYVSVDEYIAAVWGRKRTARWRSLLAGLIAGPSMLLTGPGTQHTSLAIYILMRAAVLASRCGIKSKRFGKICKPLTWSHGDIFLMCLASAQILSAYILKQDSLPSSYKSFLNKHGGKDLTILQGVKDIVNHTAFTNLAGIEKHYKSVGVDIKLDPNMKVPCSIVHGNQSCTGHVFSFLLQAYGRAVPVYVPVYLVPALVVHRQHLMKRPDTILGKSLLGIARSSLFLSVYCASAWAWTCLLFRTFQSANTPLVILGTFPTGLALFIEKKSRRIEISLYCLARAIESFFTCMTDAGLCPPILQIKRADVVVFSMATSIIMHCYAQEREVFRSKYLNVLDWVFGVPPPLDNEGKSCYQPDEAKKCQ, encoded by the exons ATGGCCCCCGCACCGCCGGAGGATCTCCAATGCGCGGCGAACGGCTActgcgccgccccgccgggGAAGGCCCCGGTGGCGCCGGCCGGAGGGGACGGCGAGCTCCGGTGGCTCCGGCGGTGCTTGGCGGCGGCCGGGAAGGGCTTCGCCATCGGCGCGGGCCTCAAGGGCGGCCTCGCGCTCTTCTCCGTCCTCGTCCGCATCCGCAGCCGCCGCTCCCCCAGATCGAGGAAGGCGGGAGCGATGACGAACGAGGAGGCGGTGGTGCTGGCGGTGAAGGAGACGGTGAGGTACGGCTTGTTCCTGGGGACCTTCGCCGGCAGCTACGTCTCCGTCGATGAGTACATCGCCGCCGTCTGGGGACGTAAGAG AACAGCAAGGTGGAGGTCACTCTTAGCTGGGTTGATTGCTGGTCCTTCTATGCTCCTGACTGGACCTGGAACTCAACATACTAGTTTGGCTATATACATTCTCATGCGTGCAGCAGTACTTGCATCCCGTTGTGGAATAAAGAGCAAAAGATTTGGAAAGATCTGTAAACCTTTGACTTGGTCACATGGTGATATCTTCCTTATGTGCCTCGCATCTGCACAAATTTT GTCAGCGTACATTTTAAAGCAGGACAGTTTGCCATCATCGTATAAATCATTTCTAAATAAGCATGGTGGAAAAGATCTTACTATTTTGCAAGGTGTGAAAGATATAGTCAACCACACTGCTTTCACTAACTTAGCGGGTATTGAGAAGCACTACAAATCTGTTGGTGTTGACATAAAGTTAGATCCAAACATGAAAGTGCCTTGCTCG ATTGTGCATGGTAACCAATCATGTACAGGACATGTCTTTTCATTCTTGTTACAAGCATATGGAAGAGCAGTTCCTGTATATGTTCCAGTATACTTAGTTCCAGCACTAGTAGTTCATCGGCAGCACCTCATGAAAAG ACCTGACACAATTTTAGGGAAGAGTCTTCTAGGGATAGCAAGATCTAGCCTGTTTCTCTCAGTATACTGTGCATCTGCATG GGCTTGGACCTGCCTGCTTTTTAGAACCTTCCAGAGTGCAAATACCCCTCTTGTTATACTTGGCACG TTTCCAACAGGTTTGGCACTGTTTATCGAGAAGAAGAGCAGAAGAATTGAGATATCCCTGTACTGTCTTGCCAGAGCCATCGAGAGCTTTTTCACATGCATGACCGATGCAGGACTCTGCCCACCAATACTGCAGATAAAACGAGCAGATGTAGTTGTGTTTAGCATGGCCACCTCAATCATTATGCATTGCTATGCGCAGGAAAGAGAAGTTTTCCGGTCCAAGTACCTGAATGTGCTCGACTGGGTATTTGGTGTGCCACCACCACTCGACAACGAGGGTAAGAGTTGCTATCAACCAGATGAAGCCAAAAAGTGCCAGTGA
- the LOC112873680 gene encoding uncharacterized protein LOC112873680 isoform X2 — protein MSTSPPSGDVRARWRSLLAGLIAGPSMLLTGPGTQHTSLAIYILMRAAVLASRCGIKSKRFGKICKPLTWSHGDIFLMCLASAQILSAYILKQDSLPSSYKSFLNKHGGKDLTILQGVKDIVNHTAFTNLAGIEKHYKSVGVDIKLDPNMKVPCSIVHGNQSCTGHVFSFLLQAYGRAVPVYVPVYLVPALVVHRQHLMKRPDTILGKSLLGIARSSLFLSVYCASAWAWTCLLFRTFQSANTPLVILGTFPTGLALFIEKKSRRIEISLYCLARAIESFFTCMTDAGLCPPILQIKRADVVVFSMATSIIMHCYAQEREVFRSKYLNVLDWVFGVPPPLDNEGKSCYQPDEAKKCQ, from the exons ATGAGTACATCGCCGCCGTCTGGGGACGTAAGAG CAAGGTGGAGGTCACTCTTAGCTGGGTTGATTGCTGGTCCTTCTATGCTCCTGACTGGACCTGGAACTCAACATACTAGTTTGGCTATATACATTCTCATGCGTGCAGCAGTACTTGCATCCCGTTGTGGAATAAAGAGCAAAAGATTTGGAAAGATCTGTAAACCTTTGACTTGGTCACATGGTGATATCTTCCTTATGTGCCTCGCATCTGCACAAATTTT GTCAGCGTACATTTTAAAGCAGGACAGTTTGCCATCATCGTATAAATCATTTCTAAATAAGCATGGTGGAAAAGATCTTACTATTTTGCAAGGTGTGAAAGATATAGTCAACCACACTGCTTTCACTAACTTAGCGGGTATTGAGAAGCACTACAAATCTGTTGGTGTTGACATAAAGTTAGATCCAAACATGAAAGTGCCTTGCTCG ATTGTGCATGGTAACCAATCATGTACAGGACATGTCTTTTCATTCTTGTTACAAGCATATGGAAGAGCAGTTCCTGTATATGTTCCAGTATACTTAGTTCCAGCACTAGTAGTTCATCGGCAGCACCTCATGAAAAG ACCTGACACAATTTTAGGGAAGAGTCTTCTAGGGATAGCAAGATCTAGCCTGTTTCTCTCAGTATACTGTGCATCTGCATG GGCTTGGACCTGCCTGCTTTTTAGAACCTTCCAGAGTGCAAATACCCCTCTTGTTATACTTGGCACG TTTCCAACAGGTTTGGCACTGTTTATCGAGAAGAAGAGCAGAAGAATTGAGATATCCCTGTACTGTCTTGCCAGAGCCATCGAGAGCTTTTTCACATGCATGACCGATGCAGGACTCTGCCCACCAATACTGCAGATAAAACGAGCAGATGTAGTTGTGTTTAGCATGGCCACCTCAATCATTATGCATTGCTATGCGCAGGAAAGAGAAGTTTTCCGGTCCAAGTACCTGAATGTGCTCGACTGGGTATTTGGTGTGCCACCACCACTCGACAACGAGGGTAAGAGTTGCTATCAACCAGATGAAGCCAAAAAGTGCCAGTGA